A stretch of DNA from Alicyclobacillus acidocaldarius subsp. acidocaldarius Tc-4-1:
CGCCAAGGCATCGTGAAGAAGACGCCGCTCGCCGAGTACTCGAACGTGCGCAAGAACGGGCTCATCGCCATCAACCTCCGCGACGACGACGATCTCGTCGGCGTGAAGCTGACGGACGGCACGAAGGAGATCATGATGGTCACGCGCAACGGGCTCGCCATCCGCTTCCCGGAGACCGATGTGCGCCCCATGGGCCGCGCTGCGACCGGGGTCAAGGGCATCTCGCTCAGCGAAGGCGACGAGGTCATTGCCATGGACGTGGCGGAGGACGATCACGACGTACTCGTGGTCACGTCTCGCGGCTACGGCAAGCGCACGCCGGTGAGCGAGTATCGCGCGCAGTCGCGCGGCGGCAAGGGCATCAAGACGCTCAACTGCACGCCGAAGAACGGGCATGCCATCGAGATGTGCATGGTGACGGAAGACGACGACGTGATGATCGTCACACAAGCTGGCGTGGCGATTCGCATCCACGTGCGAGATGTCTCCACGCTGAGCCGGAACACGCAGGGCGTGCGCCTCATCAACGTCGATGAAGGCGTCGAGGTGGCCTCCGTCAGCCGCGTGGTCAAGGACGACGAGGATTCGGAGCCGTGATGGCATGGGGCGCGCTTGGATAGAGGCGCGCCCTTCTGTTACGATGCGAGTGAGGAGGCGGTGTCGGTGCAGAACGCGTTTTGGGATTTTCTCGTGCACACGAGCGCGATGTTTCTCGCCTTTGCAACGTTTGTCGGGCTTTGCTTTATTGTGGTAAACGCCATCGTCAAGGAGAAGTGAGGCCGTGAGGCGCTGGTCGAGACGAGGAGAGTGACCGCATGTTTCGAAGGCTGACAGCGTCCGATCACGACCGCGTCGTTGCCTACTTGTCGAAACGGCCGGCGCTTCACACGTTTCTCACGGGCGACATCGAGCGGTATGGTTACGACGCGCCCTTTCAAGAGGTGTACGGGTATCTGACCGACGGACGCGTGACCGCGGTTCTACTGCGTTTCTATGGAAGCTACATCTTTTCGACGGAGGGTCCCGACGCCGTAGAAGACGTTGTCCGCATGCTGCAATCGAACACGGCTTGGACGATGGTGCAGGGAGATTCCGTGTCGCTGAGCCTCCTCCAGGACGTGGGCGGATTTCAACCGCGGCAGGTGCGGGAGTTTGCCTTTGCCGAACGCCCGCCGGGTGCGCCGAGACCCTTTGTCGACACCTCGGGAGTGTACCAGGCGACGGTCGATCACGTCGGTCAACTGTGGCAACTGCGAAAGAGTATCGCGGAGTTTGCAAACAGCAACACGACCGAGTTGTCGCTTCGCCAATCGTTCGAGTCCGGCGACACGCTGTGTTTCTACGTTCCCGGAGAGCGCGGCGAGATGGCGGCGTCCGCGAGCGCGGTGGCCGAGAACACGTGGACGGCGATGGTCGTAGGCGTGTGCACGCGCCCCCTGTATCGAGGACTGGGCTATGCCACGCGGTGCGTGGCGAAGCTGTGCGACGTCTTCGATGAGCGCGGCAAGACCCTCTGCCTGTACTACGACAATCCCAACGCTGGTGGCATCTATCGCCGCCTTGGTTTCGCCGTGACGAGCGGGTGGACGCAGTTTTTCAGGTAAATCTCCAGCGTGGTGCGGTGAATGGCTGGTCGCGGGGGAACGAGGGTGTAGGCCGCGATGAGCAGGAAAACGGATTCACCTTTGCGCGGAGTCCGCTACAGCGAAGTGATGGAGGCGCGCCGATGACGTTTGATGAGCTCATCGCCAGAGCCCAATCCGTGCACGGGTTTCGGCAACTTTCTCCAGAGGCGACGGCCGGATCCGTGGCGGCGGCGCTCGAGACGGATCAGGGACACGTGTATGTGGGTGTGTGCATTGATACGGCGTGCTCCCTCGGGTTCTGCGCCGAACACGCGGCCGCGGCGGCCATGATCACGGCGGGGGAAAACCGCGTGGCCCGGATGGTGGCGGTGGGCCGGGACGGCCGGATCTTACCGCCATGCGGGCGCTGCAGAGAGTTCATTCGCCAACTTCATCCCGACAACCGGGAGGCCGAGGTCATGGTGGCGCCGGGCGTCATTGTGAGGCTGGGAGAGCTTCTTCCCCATGATTGGCTCGCGTGATGGCGCATGGTGTGGAAGGGGGAGCGCAGTGAAGCCTAAGACTTTGGAGGATGTGCTTCGGGATCCGGAATTCCGACGACAATATCCGCCGGAATTTCTGAAGGTTCTCGAAGACCCGAAGTTCCGCCAGGAGTTTCAACAATTCTGTGCGTGGGCGGAATCGCTCATCGATATGAAGAACATCGGCAAAATGAGCCTGGACGAGCTGGCAGAGTCGGTGGCGGAGCGACTTTGGGGTGTCATGCTCACCATGTTGGAGCGGCAGGTCATCGAAACGGAGCGCGCTGGACGTGACGCGTCGCATCTTAGAGCGTGGCTTGCAAAGCACGGACGATTCCCTGAACAGGAGGACGAAGAAGGAGACGCTTGAGCGCAGGCCACGAGGGCATCAAGCGCCCGTTGCCTGATCCATCAGTGCGTTTGCGCTTGAGCATTCCTGTTTTTCCTCGTATTTTTCTCCGCGATCCCGCTTGACACAGAGGGGGAGGCGGTGATAGTATCATTTTCGCCGCCCGCGAGGCGGCAGGAAATCCGCGCGGTGGCGCGGGAATCGCTCCTTGAAAACTAAACACACGAGACCACCAAGCCCGTAAGTCCTTGTGACCGAACGGTCAGGATAAAGCACTTGGATTGAGAGTTTGATCCTGGCTCAGGACGAACGCTGGCGGCGTGCCTAATACATGCAAGTCGAGCGGACCTCTTTTGAGGTCAGCGGCGGACGGGTGAGGAACACGTGGGTAATCTGCCTTTCAGACCGGAATAACGCCCGGAAACGGGCGCTAATATGCCGGATACGCCCGCGAGGAGGCATCTTCTTGCGGGGAAAGGCCCGATTGGGCCGCTGAGAGAGGAGCCCGCGGCGCATTAGCTAGTTGGCGGGGTAACGGCCCACCAAGGCGACGATGCGTAGCCGACCTGAGAGGGTGACCGGCCACACTGGGACTGAGACACGGCCCAGACTCCTACGGGAGGCAGCAGTAGGGAATCTTCCGCAATGGGCGCAAGCCTGACGGAGCAACGCCGCGTGAGCGAAGAAGGCCTTCGGGTTGTAAAGCTCTGTTGCTCGGGGAGAGCGGCATGGGGAGTGGAAAGCCCCATGCGAGACGGTACCGAGTGAGGAAGCCCCGGCTAACTACGTGCCAGCAGCCGCGGTAAAACGTAGGGGGCGAGCGTTGTCCGGAATCACTGGGCGTAAAGGGTGCGTAGGCGGTCGAGCAAGTCTGGAGTGAAAGTCCATGGCTCAACCATGGGATGGCTCTGGAAACTGCTTGACTTGAGTGCTGGAGAGGCAAGGGGAATTCCACGTGTAGCGGTGAAATGCGTAGAGATGTGGAGGAATACCAGTGGCGAAGGCGCCTTGCTGGACAGTGACTGACGCTGAGGCACGAAAGCGTGGGGAGCAAACAGGATTAGATACCCTGGTAGTCCACGCCGTAAACGATGAGTGCTAGGTGTTGGGGGGACACACCCCAGTGCCGAAGGAAACCCAATAAGCACTCCGCCTGGGGAGTACGGTCGCAAGACTGAAACTCAAAGGAATTGACGGGGGCCCGCACAAGCAGTGGAGCATGTGGTTTAATTCGAAGCAACGCGAAGAACCTTACCAGGGCTTGACATCCCTCTGACGGGTGCAGAGATGCACCTTCCCTTCGGGGCAGAGGAGACAGGTGGTGCATGGTTGTCGTCAGCTCGTGTCGTGAGATGTTGGGTTCAGTCCCGCAACGAGCGCAACCCTTGACCTGTGTTACCAGCGCGTTGAGGCGGGGACTCACAGGTGACTGCCGGCGCAAGTCGGAGGAAGGCGGGGATGACGTCAAATCATCATGCCCCTGATGTCCTGGGCTACACACGTGCTACAATGGGCGGTACAAAGGGAGGCGAAGCCGCGAGGCGGAGCGAAACCCAAAAAGCCGCTCGTAGTTCGGATTGCAGGCTGCAACTCGCCTGCATGAAGCCGGAATTGCTAGTAATCGCGGATCAGCATGCCGCGGTGAATACGTTCCCGGGCCTTGTACACACCGCCCGTCACACCACGAGAGTCGGCAACACCCGAAGTCGGTGAGGTAACCCCGAAAGGGGAGCCAGCCGCCGAAGGTGGGGTCGATGATTGGGGTGAAGTCGTAACAAGGTAGCCGTACCGGAAGGTGCGGCTGGATCACCTCCTTTCTAGGGAGAAGGACGGGGCTTGCGGGTTTGGGGGGTTGGGTGTGTTTAGTTTTGAGGGAGCGAGAGCTCTCTCGGAGGACCTTGGCAAGTGCATAGGGAGAAAGGCAAGGTGAAGCTAGGAAGGGCACACGGTGGATGCCTAGGCGCCAAGAGCCGAAGAAGGACGGGGCGAACGCCGAAATGCCACGGGGAGCCGTAAGCGGGCTGAGATCCGTGGATGTCCGAATGGGGGAACCCGCTGGCGGGAAGCGCCAGCAGCTTAAGGCCGAAAGGCGTTAAGCGGGGAACCGGGGGAAGTGAAACATCTCAGTACCCCGAGGAAGAGAAAGCAAACGCGATTCCGTGAGTAGTGGCGAGCGAAAGCGGAGGAGCCTAAACCGCATGCGTGGGAAAGGCTGCAGCCGTTGCGCATGCGGGGTAGAGGGGCTGTTTGCGGCGAGCTGCAGGGTAGCCAGCCCGAGTGGGTGCGTAGGAGAACGGTCTGGGAAGGCCGGCCAGAGACGGTGAGAGCCCGGTATCCGAAACGCGCGCACGAGGGTGGAAACAGACCCCGAGTACTGCGGGACACGAGGAAT
This window harbors:
- a CDS encoding GNAT family N-acetyltransferase yields the protein MFRRLTASDHDRVVAYLSKRPALHTFLTGDIERYGYDAPFQEVYGYLTDGRVTAVLLRFYGSYIFSTEGPDAVEDVVRMLQSNTAWTMVQGDSVSLSLLQDVGGFQPRQVREFAFAERPPGAPRPFVDTSGVYQATVDHVGQLWQLRKSIAEFANSNTTELSLRQSFESGDTLCFYVPGERGEMAASASAVAENTWTAMVVGVCTRPLYRGLGYATRCVAKLCDVFDERGKTLCLYYDNPNAGGIYRRLGFAVTSGWTQFFR
- a CDS encoding cytidine deaminase family protein, whose product is MTFDELIARAQSVHGFRQLSPEATAGSVAAALETDQGHVYVGVCIDTACSLGFCAEHAAAAAMITAGENRVARMVAVGRDGRILPPCGRCREFIRQLHPDNREAEVMVAPGVIVRLGELLPHDWLA